In a genomic window of Zerene cesonia ecotype Mississippi chromosome Z, Zerene_cesonia_1.1, whole genome shotgun sequence:
- the LOC119835539 gene encoding uncharacterized protein LOC119835539 isoform X4 yields the protein MSTGDDGVSSGINGRLRPRKSYISSLQTIKTTRRLDTKTQEKSKRVTTPSKSLLNKPDDLSKKSDCTSVIDFLCPYCDKSFVSKQAASKHARRIHFSTSKQDAFINCLYCNQTEAEPNEIVRHMIDSHPNQYFACLDCHTRFPSTTELAEHKLNVCERQKLPYRSKLRKKSNRTNKKSHNIERQVVIREEDRHGYNGIVISCELKPTHVHDAADIEDNITTNLILPPSKNLANKVIDKNAVIVLDDLQWNKRISHNFSFHNTDADQILSRLGVVHRSPRTGESTRKDWFKAIDDASQKFERCFDTSFYSKVASNVQENLSKFLDGSFNFNPDPNHTIKTRKAKNSVPINTVEGFPILLSCEQYSRNLFDGYMPRAIAPKHKWKWDSLENEKNPFSADIIKRDSHINNCIVTLVSSLDIWTQLCMRRKFEEKFKITPVEKKTEKRNTIGKELKEILESRQLPTSTSHVSRSFASDAPTPVRDGLDFPSFLGLTPTVPKYEAQPAVLSGEWVRPRCYVCCACGAQTRDPRALSTHISTEHPNAQVQHYEIAGELLLNADILKHLYVPPSPVHNRTRPLRGYRECTKCNKSITLEDLHQHMLDCAGDMPAVRRRCRYRQFGVRKRRSRIPDNRIRKKIRKEIQRQNGRPRPKIRTEVGDAETIRKMLADLPAKRQRVMINPLNSSLRPRRKIVKQRNQLTLKRRSTEEPKNRKINPNTASNGSERPENNDPNKINKEENRSLKTSIKRVQNQVSRRSEIINKKKLTKTRRKTVRVTQITENIEHETDVPPNETQSIESSSNKVQIEQLSIQNMPNKVDVNTGPYNTREQANRSNNNGSNNRDNQNPERNDHNGNSRDQGAPPQNIPLKHSIARLTADYDTQDKAVQFHHLFLVQQECNNVTQHVPSGQPVLFENSTVATKLDKPPLNINQKDEPLDNQNAQKGKSSKPRKGLNDCIAMLKNKLVEPNDRIISTAPNVSIQCRIDEPMKPPQQVHKTTVNSNRIDITIQCPDTESSGTDTIITPRRRQSINEKSIEEQIANLPTIGEYIKQNPDLLIKHKVYESLNCDVQSIESRSQITSTKVFTSPNTRQSKPPKDIQTAPINTPKSTKQGQVRDNIVGNVMKTKQPIKDGVEPYTCSLEGRSNESSRSQTAPMPQSKHSIDSSLKAKTPVVLANVNSDNNKEKKVHYDKQNISNTVAGLHKSQDVNQKTDVTNLPSEKTKSKKDSTGVIPPAHSNTGVESVLTAPLDLSGKQYANDVTAHCSKQNITYDTRACENYETLDLSNKQVLHKENIVAAPIALNDEVVDLRIKHTTTTQTADSSLYAEGNGSGTVAATDLTVRNSEIDCTPTDLSIKGKTKITSIYDIRKEDIILTDTPYNPDNNANSVCLNLSAKNNEIPTDLSTKSICINAIKPTVRGPIESTIYKDSSSCVTSDKNKVVNPADLSCRGKVDRQMSIFDCNVTHPSSECIANELNKTTRKSTFSNSLHHTNKERSVYDIHEQHLNSSGNSHFNLKVTDTATKRPFMSSADVTISLMNKHNTLSQSANKHIHLDNDEVNNINKGLYLLGNVQPIVTSHPHEATNLGFTSNSGIPLTRRNSENPMISPLPTRVAKTITNSEISLVSSSKVMHESSASTNLYSAISDSPNIIPPESAPSIPSTSYTDKQKALEKNIGYNTKCAPTIEPVKLVEIKDKVITSSLEQDPETAKKIAMLPKELVEILGNMPVDHRNQLLNVLPQYVSTSPTPNIKSQNDEFKGDSLSYSNLSQYPYSGTDSFQLQHSTVNYIKSHNIKNSTDSLMDGAQLLGRVEKNENRFKRNDPTVKQRSGDSYLIEDRIIDLTDDKVDTSQTSCLDKENKTSCVSLKPVPPKTNNEKTASLRAVRIKAPSERHKSVVTETQFKKTYQENNNTIKLSNPDKKSKDAVGPLAVQQFEISTTEEAKGLNTHSPVSLPSVKEDFNVKNKREIMNSSESNTTDLNLEDDNATKSCCTSSTMVENFKLVNDISKNPVAPDIPPSKSEIIIEDGSKQLLPTLSNTEINSFRETHTEPQVNVVCDEDDSEDDVSLAIIVKQKLRDQELQSCEIKEAEIIVKEKSDGQKVDNNKNESVTNNVSEDNINTLSDTINTESSINTEVANQETKEKHSKEKDKKMKRSRRNINANMIKVVNENLAKNKYESDVNKENAVLCDDTNVTKPDECVENTLEKLNNFDENLPNENDGSTITHDSKEKVKLKEKAELAQDANQMLISEKSNQQMDEGNSNSIENEIKMTNKQSYSSNCKLSTGETNFVSKTVEVKNSEGQNLVKRLPPNNLETPSVKKLTNLARDVSVTCSEGSLKEKQTSSDSNKTLTNNLLSVNLLSLQKDKVPTPLRRSRRGKSLFVDNIDISDDLKEQNDNGADNRGPITKKQLIFSKLLLDGDKSNDEISKIEKDSVQLQEGRNENQSNVSYSILAKSVIIDSEDRNLSFTNKSCKRKKSPMIKKKLKRKRSSEKIEYAGEDSEKSQNVEEIKVNDTHKSLKDSITLETNVDTEKILVERNILSNTVIDDQHFDKSEDKIDIIEKSPKASAVKRKSNYSSNNDNLNSSMPKKLKSTVDSEAKEPFIKNDIKDMQCKETLGKVETIKSGAKLAARRGRSKSVFVKSSVPDLYDPYDINLEDMVSETMPIPKLVSSLKHPTGKEINNCSIIEQIENNVESDTQSINIMNNLKTSKKSDTNVQIESVVETKGVMSDSDDSSKSDIPLKKYVQDKERKKLEVKVQDKNLEESIKTGPRKRNKQTLSVYSDKIDGAICRDENEERIRSEQFMESFGFFSERKPRKSNLLATKKISETFHIIANEKDDTFIQSKDKSNSKKGMQFESRKSADDEDVTTTVKEQQLARRGLSRDEALFLDCCELLNASHKDDGTAQDILESEEVRNLENDLITGLKEAACANTFTANSISSAYASENAVVTEELDKDVSKSSVPEIQAEDTKAKNKKVFEVKEKMYPDIIENIDMFEDKFDKIKRKCRSQAAKQTQYVETSTSHKSRKKVDKKKRKKSPKKSLHSSVPTKGALKGFDGVKVSISTSEIDMSSILPSSAGPLRKKKRGTSKRKRDRSYSDVSRCDTDNKIKEDPQSKLDVYEFMDNEDAELFEFRPSTLMERFKSIGNKDMPSTSKSQAPYNDQEVSSESGSDGDDFVYMSDDYVCSDAETENSLMSCEFGNVKGVPESKKPFTPPKRKETAEKNAVMGKIFKHNAVRTEKKVVKSKDHVKPKANLDQLFDSLLEEEPNSSILEKHSPSPGHENYDEFNLDSPLAEEKAKSRSKLDSKSTSMRCYDDQSVDDSYTESVRKGIRTPSPIPYTTLIASSKKRSSITPTRKIRSSIDENRPSTSKVHEVKKMDKEKYHKKSSHRKKSGSYNESDNNMPKRRNTYSPNYDDDSLLRVDVSIPQSDDSFHYNKRKSKEKDFNTKPMSSDKSINNSKLDYSDGIFDNTEDAGVARQRARRKCTVGKQNVLAETWSSESEPDGIPPRPNSADSVVVGLGRKKKGRKKEGQALGGRKANNRQALGKKHEVADSIRSNRNSCDNYNRVIPTTRPSAVGVASKKVRPRPPPYYWSDDEEEQEHVQQHGWIVGDSHKKLVTMLAHAKGKRNHDDKRHLVE from the exons ATGAGCACGGGTGACGATGGTGTTTCGTCTGGCATAAATGGAAGATTGAGGCCCAGGAAATCTTATATTTCTAGTCtccaaacaataaaaactacaCGGAGATTAGATACTAAGACTCAAGAAAAATCCAAACGTGTCACTACCCCTTCTAAATCTTTGCTAAATAAACCAGATGATCTCTCAAAAAAGTCTGACTGTACCTCTGTTATAGATTTTCTTTGTCCTTACTGtgataaaagttttgtttcaAAACAAGCAGCATCCAAACACGCTAGGCGCATCCACTTTTCAACTTCTAAACAAGATGCCTTTATAAATTGTCTGTACTGTAATCAAACAGAAGCTGAACCTAATGAAATTGTTCGGCATATGATTGACAGTCACCCAAATCAATACTTCGCATGTCTCGATTGTCACACTCGATTTCCATCTACCACTGAATTAGCAGAACATAAGCTAAATGTTTGTGAAAGGCAAAAACTTCCTTATAGGAGTAAACTCCGGAAAAAATCTAATAGaacgaataaaaaatctcataatATTGAGAGACAGGTCGTTATCCGAGAGGAAGACAGACATGGATATAACGGAATAGTAATTTCTTGTGAACTGAAGCCTACTCATGTGCATGATGCAGCTGATATTGAAGATAACATAACAACGAATTTAATTTTGCCACCTAGTAAAAACTTAGCTAACAAAGTTATCGACAAAAACGCTGTTATTGTATTGGATGATCTGCAGTGGAATAAACGTATCTCACATAACTTTTCATTTCACAACACTGATGCTGACCAAATACTATCTAGACTAGGAGTGGTACATAGATCTCCTAGAACTGGTGAATCTACGCGTAAGGATTGGTTTAAAGCGATAGACGATGCGTCGCAAAAGTTTGAAAGATGTTTCGATACCAGCTTTTATTCTAAAGTAGCAAGTAACGTTCAAGAAAACTTGTCAAAATTCCTTGATGGGTCTTTCAATTTCAACCCAGACCCTAATCACACGATAAAAACTCGAAAAGCTAAAAATAGTGTCCCTATTAACACTGTAGAGGGATTTCCAATTCTTTTGTCATGTGAACAATATTCCCGAAACTTATTTGATGGTTACATGCCACGAGCTATCGCCCCAAAGCACAAATGGAAGTGGGATAGTTTAGAAAATGAGAAGAATCCATTCAGCGCCGATATTATTAAACGGGATTCACATATTAATAACTGCATAGTGACCTTAGTTTCGAGTTTAGACATATGGACACAGTTATGTATGCGGCGAAAATTTGaagaaaagtttaaaattacaccAGTTGAAAAGAAAACAGAGAAACGAAATACAATTGGCAAAGAATTGAAAGAAATACTTGAGAGTAGACAGTTGCCCACATCAACGTCGCACGTTTCCCGAAGTTTTGCTTCTGACGCTCCTACTCCTGTTCGGGATGGATTAGACTTTCCATCATTCTTGGGATTAACGCCTACGGTGCCAAAATATGAAGCCCAACCAGCGGTTTTAAGCGGAGAATGGGTGCGACCACGATGCTACGTGTGCTGTGCTTGTGGAGCACAAACCCGAGATCCAAGAGCTCTTTCAACGCATATTTCCACGGAACATCCTAATGCTCAAGTACAACATTATGAAATAGCTGGTGAATTACTGTTAAACGCAGATATTctgaaacatttatatgtacCTCCAAGTCCAGTTCACAACAGGACAAGGCCATTACGTGGATATCGAGAGTgtacaaaatgtaataaatcgaTTACACTCGAAGATTTACACCAGCATATGCTGGATTGTGCTGGAGATATGCCAGCCGTACGGAGAAGGTGTCGTTATCGACAGTTTGGAGTGCGCAAACGCCGATCGCGAATTCCCGATAACAGaatacgtaaaaaaattagaaaagaaATTCAAAGACAGAATGGGAGACCAAGACCAAAGATTAGAACCGAAGTTGGAGATG CTGAAACTATAAGAAAAATGTTAGCCGATTTGCCTGCTAAAAGACAGCGAGTGATGATTAATCCGCTAAATTCTTCTTTACGTCCTCGAAGAAAAATTGTCAAACAAAGAAATCAACTTACGCTAAAAAGGCGTTCTACGGAAGAACCTAAGAACCGGAAAATTAATCCTAACACGGCTTCAAATGGCAGCGAAAGACCTGAAAATAATGatccaaataaaattaacaaagaaGAAAATCGATCTCTTAAAACTAGTATTAAACGTGTTCAGAATCAAGTTTCGCGTCGGAGcgaaatcataaataaaaaaaagttgacTAAAACTCGACGAAAAACAGTTCGAGTCACACAAATAACTGAAAACATAGAACATGAGACAGATGTTCCACCAAACGAAACCCAGAGTATTGAATCAAGTTCAAATAAAGTCCAAATTGAACAGCTGTCTATACAGAATATGCCAAATAAAGTTGATGTTAACACCGGGCCTTATAATACGAGAGAACAAGCAAATAGATCTAATAATAACGGATCTAATAACCGTGACAATCAGAATCCTGAACGGAATGATCATAATGGCAATTCTCGTGATCAAGGTGCGCCGCCTCAAAATATACCATTAAAACATTCCATTGCACGTTTGACTGCTGATTACGATACCCAAGATAAGGCTGTGCAGTTTcatcatttgtttttagtaCAACAAGAATGTAATAATGTGACGCAACATGTACCTTCCGGTCAACCtgtattgtttgaaaataGCACTGTTGCTACTAAACTTGATAAACCGCCTTTAAACATCAATCAAAAAGACGAACCTCTGGATAATCAAAATGCACAAAAAGGAAAATCCAGTAAACCCAGAAAGGGCCTTAATGATTGTATTGCGATGTTAAAAAACAAGTTAGTCGAACCTAACGATCGAATAATTTCAACAGCACCTAACGTGTCAATTCAATGCAGAATTGACGAACCAATGAAACCTCCTCAACAGGTTCATAAGACAACAGTTAACTCCAATCGAATTGACATTACAATACAGTGCCCTGATACAGAGAGTTCAGGCACAGATACGATTATTACACCACGTCGTAGGCAatcaattaatgaaaaatctattgaagAACAAATAGCTAATTTACCAACAATCGGcgaatacataaaacaaaaccccgatttactaataaaacataagGTTTATGAAAGTTTAAACTGTGATGTTCAAAGCATTGAATCTAGAAGCCAAATTACTTCCACGAAGGTATTTACAAGTCCCAATACTCGGCAATCGAAACCACCAAAAGATATTCAGACCGCACCCATAAATACGCCAAAATCTACAAAACAAGGTCAAGTGCGTGATAATATTGTAGGAAATGTCATGAAAACCAAACAACCTATAAAAGATGGAGTTGAACCTTACACGTGTAGTCTAGAAGGCCGCAGTAATGAGTCTTCACGGTCGCAGACAGCTCCAATGCCTCAAAGTAAACACTCAATTGATTCATCATTGAAAGCGAAAACTCCTGTAGTTTTGGCGAATGTTAATTCCGACAATAACAAAGAGAAAAAGGTGCACTacgataaacaaaatataagtaacACTGTAGCCGGACTACATAAAAGCCAAGATGTAAACCAAAAAACAGATGTTACTAATTTACCAAGTGAAAAAACAAAGTCTAAAAAAGACAGTACTGGGGTGATACCTCCAGCACATAGCAATACTGGCGTAGAATCTGTTTTGACTGCGCCTTTAGATTTGTCTGGAAAACAATATGCCAATGATGTTACAGCTCATTGCtctaaacaaaacataacttATGACACGAGAGCCTGTGAAAATTACGAAACATtagatttatcaaataaacaagttttgCACAAAGAAAACATAGTAGCAGCACCAATTGCGCTAAATGACGAAGTAGTTGATCTGCGTATTAAACACACAACCACTACTCAAACTGCAGATTCATCGCTTTATGCTGAAGGTAATGGAAGTGGTACTGTTGCTGCTACTGATTTAACAGTCAGAAATAGTGAAATTGATTGTACTCCGACAGATTTGTCAATTAAAGGAAAAACAAAGATAACttctatttatgatattagaaaGGAGGATATTATCCTTACTGATACACCTTATAACCCCGATAATAATGCAAatagtgtttgtttgaatttatcaGCAAAGAATAACGAAATACCAACTGATTTGTCTACTAAGAGTATTTGTATTAATGCAATCAAACCTACTGTTCGCGGTCCAATAGAAAGTACAATTTACAAAGACTCTAGTTCCTGTGTTACAAGCGATAAAAATAAGGTTGTAAACCCTGCAGATCTATCTTGCCGTGGCAAAGTAGACAGACAAATGAGCATTTTTGATTGTAACGTAACGCATCCATCATCAGAATGCATTGCAAATGAGTTAAATAAGACTACAAGAAAATCAACTTTTTCAAATTCACTTCACCATACTAATAAAGAGAGATCAGTATATGACATTCACGAACAACACTTGAATTCTTCTGGAAATTCTCATTTTAACCTAAAAGTCACCGATACCGCTACAAAACGCCCTTTCATGTCCTCCGCTGATGTAACTATCtcattaatgaataaacataatactttaTCTCAAAGtgcaaataaacatatacactTGGATAATGATGaagttaacaatattaataaaggaCTATACTTATTGGGAAATGTACAGCCCATTGTAACCAGTCATCCCCATGAGGCAACAAATCTTGGATTTACAAGTAATTCAGGTATTCCGTTAACGCGTCGTAATAGTGAGAATCCAATGATATCGCCATTACCAACTCGTGTCGCTAAGACAATAACAAATTCAGAAATAAGTTTGGTGTCGTCCTCTAAAGTAATGCATGAGTCAAGTGCCTcaactaatttatattctgCTATATCTGATTCTCCAAATATAATACCACCGGAGTCTGCACCTTCGATTCCGTCTACATCATATACGGACAAACAAAAAGCATTAGAGAAAAATATTGGATATAATACCAAATGTGCTCCCACAATAGAACCTGTTAAACTTGTTGAGATAAAAGATAAAGTTATAACATCCAGCTTAGAGCAAGATCCAGAAACGGCTAAAAAAATTGCTATGCTACCAAAAGAACTTGTTGAAATTTTGGGAAACATGCCTGTAGATCAtagaaatcaattattaaatgtctTACCCCAGTATGTATCAACTTCGCCTACACCAAACATTAAATCTCAAAATGATGAGTTTAAAGGAGATTCATTGAGTTACTCAAATCTTTCTCAATATCCCTATTCAGGAACAGATTCATTTCAGTTACAGCATTCaactgttaattatattaaatcccataatatcaaaaattctaCTGACAGTCTTATGGATGGTGCACAATTGCTTGGTCGAGTTGAAAAGAACGAGAATAGGTTTAAACGAAATGACCCAACAGTAAAGCAGCGATCAGGTGACAGTTATCTCATAGAAGATAGAATTATTGATCTTACAGATGATAAAGTCGATACGTCACAAACTTCATGTctagataaagaaaataaaacatcatgcGTTTCTTTAAAACCTGTTCCACCGAAAACAAATAACGAAAAGACTGCAAGCCTTCGAGCAGTGCGCATTAAGGCACCTTCTGAAAGGCACAAATCTGTGGTTACTGAGACGCAATTTAAGAAAACATATCAAGAGAATAACAACACTATTAAACTAAGTAATCCTGATAAGAAAAGCAAAGATGCTGTAGGTCCTTTAGCTGTTcaacaatttgaaattagcACTACAGAAGAAGCAAAAGGATTAAATACACATTCTCCTGTTTCATTACCTAGCGTTAAAGAAgattttaatgtgaaaaataaaagagagATAATGAATTCTTCAGAATCTAATACAACCGACTTAAATTTAGAAGATGATAATGCCACGAAATCGTGTTGCACATCATCTACTAtggttgaaaattttaaattagtaaatgATATATCTAAGAATCCTGTAGCTCCAGATATTCCTCCTTCCAaatctgaaattattatagaagATGGCAGCAAACAACTACTACCCACATTAAgtaatactgaaataaattcatttcgtGAGACACATACGGAACCTCAAGTGAATGTTGTGTGTGATGAAGATGATTCTGAAGACGATGTGTCATTAGCAATTATAGTTAAGCAAAAGCTAAGAGATCAAGAATTACAAAGTTGTGAAATTAAGGAGGCTGAGATAATAGTAAAGGAAAAATCGGATGGTCAAAaagttgataataataaaaacgaatcaGTTACCAATAATGTGTCTGAGGACAACATTAATACACTCTCAGATACTATTAATACTGAATCTTCTATTAATACTGAAGTTGCTAATCaggaaacaaaagaaaaacattccaaagaaaaggataaaaaaatgaagCGGTCGCGTCGAAATATTAACGCTAATATGATAAAGGTCGTAAATGAGAATTtggctaaaaataaatacgagtCAGATGTTAACAAAGAAAATGCAGTATTGTGTGATGACACAAATGTAACAAAACCGGATGAATGTGTAGAAAACACTCTAGAAAagttaaacaattttgatgaaaatctaCCCAATGAAAATGATGGTAGTACAATTACCCACGATAGTAAAGagaaagttaaattaaaagagaAAGCTGAGTTGGCTCAAGACGCAAACCAAATGTTGATTTCTGAGAAAAGTAATCAGCAAATGGATGAAGGAAATTCGAACtctattgaaaatgaaataaaaatgacaaataaacaatcttattcttcaaattgtaaattaagtaCTGGAGAAACTAATTTTGTGTCTAAAACAGTTGAAGTTAAAAATAGTGAAGGTCAAAATTTAGTGAAGAGGTTACCtccaaataatttagaaacacCATCTGTAAAAAAGCTAACGAATCTAGCCAGAGATGTATCAGTTACATGTTCTGAGGGGTcactaaaagaaaaacaaacgaGCAGTGATTCTAATAAAACTCTAACCAATAACTTGCTTAGTGTAAACCTCTTAAGTTTGCAAAAAGACAAGGTGCCTACTCCACTAAGAAGAAGTAGGCGTGGCAAGTCCCTATTCGTTGATAATATTGACATATCTGATGATTTGAAAGAACAGAACGATAATGGAGCAGATAACAGAGGTCCTATTACGAAAAAACAGCTTATATTTTCGAAACTTCTTTTGGACGGAGATAAATCAAACGATGAAATTAGCAAGATTGAAAAGGATTCTGTTCAGCTTCAGGAAGGTCGTAATGAGAATCAATCCAATGTTTCATATTCCATTTTGGCTAAATCCGTTATAATAGATAGCGAAGATAGAAACCTAAGTTTTACGAATAAATCTTGCAAACGTAAGAAGTCACCaatgataaagaaaaaattgaagAGAAAAAGATCTTCCgaaaaaattgaatatgcTGGAGAAGATTCAGAAAAATCTCAAAATGTCGAAGAAATCAAAGTTAATGACACGCACAAATCCTTAAAAGATTCTATTACACTTGAAACAAATGTTGatactgaaaaaatattggtggaaagaaatattttgtctAATACTGTTATTGACGACCAACATTTTGACAAGTCTGAGGACAAAATTGACATCATTGAAAAAAGTCCCAAGGCTTCAGCTGTTAAACGAAAATCTAATTATTCAAGCaacaatgataatttaaatagttctatgccaaagaaattaaaatcaactGTCGATAGTGAGGCAAAGGAACCGTTCATTAAGAACGATATTAAAGACATGCAATGTAAAGAAACATTAGGTAAAGTAGAGACCATTAAAAGTGGCGCTAAACTTGCCGCACGAAGAGGTCGATCGAAATCGGTGTTTGTTAAGTCATCGGTGCCTGACTTATACGATCCTTACGACATAAACTTAGAAGACATGGTGTCCGAGACTATGCCTATCCCAAAACTGGTATCTTCACTTAAACATCCCACTGGTAAAGAAATTAACAACTGCAGTATCATTGAACAAATTGAGAATAACGTTGAGAGTGATACGCAAtcgattaatattatgaataatttaaaaacaagtaaaaaatCTGATACTAACGTCCAGATTGAATCAGTGGTTGAGACTAAAGGAGTAATGAGTGATTCAGATGATTCCTCTAAAAGCGATatacctttaaaaaaatatgtccaAGATAAAGAACGTAAGAAATTGGAAGTAAAAGTTCAAGATAAAAACCTTGAAGAATCCATAAAGACAGGGCCACGAAAAAGAAACAAGCAAACTTTGTCAGTTTATTCTGACAAAATTGATGGTGCCATTTGTCGGGACGAAAATGAAGAAAGAATTAGGTCTGAACAATTTATGGAAAGTTTTGGCTTTTTTTCAGAAAGGAAACCTCGCAAGTCTAATTTGCTAGcgactaaaaaaatatctgaaaCCTTTCACATAATTGCTAATGAAAAAGATGACACATTCATCCAATCAAAGGATAAGTCTAACAGCAAGAAGGGCATGCAGTTCGAGAGCAGAAAATCAGCAGACGATGAAG ATGTAACAACCACAGTCAAGGAGCAACAACTTGCACGGCGGGGACTAAGTAGGGACGAAGCGCTGTTCCTAGATTGTTGTGAGCTATTAAACGCAAGTCATAAAGATGACGGTACAG CGCAAGATATACTGGAAAGCGAGGAGGTGCGGAATTTGGAGAATGATCTAATTACTGGCTTAAAAGAGGCCGCTTGTGCAAACACCTTTACAGCAAACAGTATTAGTAGCGCCTACGCATCAGAAAATGCGGTTGTCACAGAAGAACTTGATAAAGACGTTTCAAAAAGTTCTGTACCTGAAATTCAAGCTGAAGACACCaaagcgaaaaataaaaaagtattcgaagtaaaagaaaaaatgtaccCAGATATCATTGAGAATATTGATATGTTTGAAGACAAATTtgacaaaattaaaagaaaatgtagaTCTCAGGCAGCTAAACAAACCCAATATGTAGAAACAAGTACAAG CCACAAAAGCCGGAAAAAAGTTGacaaaaagaaaaggaaaaagaGTCCCAAGAAAAGCCTTCACAGTTCAGTTCCAACGAAGGGCGCATTGAAAGGATTTGATGGCGTTAAGGTTTCAATTTCGACGTCAGAAATTGATATGTCGTCTATCCTGCCATCATCAGCAGGTCCTCTTAGGAAAAAAAAGAGAGGTACTTCAAAAAGGAAACGAGATCGATCCTATTCTGATGTCAGTAGGTGTGACACTGATAACAAGATTAAAGAGGATCCGCAGAGTAAATTAGATGTCTATGAGTTCATGGATAATGAAGATGCTGAACTATTTGAATTTAGGCCGTCAACACTAATGGAGCGTTTTAAAAGTATCGGTAATAAAGATATGCCTAGCACTTCCAAATCTCAAGCACCTTACAATGATCAAGAAGTTTCTAGTGAAAGTGGCTCTGACGGGGACGATTTTGTGTACATGTCTGATGATTATGTTTGCAGTGATGCTGAAACTGAAAACAGCTTAATGTCATGCGAATTTGGAAATGTGAAAGGTGTACCAGAAAGTAAAAAACCATTTACACCTCctaaaagaaaagaaacgGCCGAAAAAAATGCCGTTATGGGTAAAATTTTTAAGCACAACGCTGTTCGCACAGAGAAAAAAGTTGTTAAAAGTAAAGATCATGTAAAACCAAAGGCAAACTTAGATCAACTATTTGATAGTTTATTGGAAGAAGAACCAAATTCGTCAATACTTGAAAAACATTCACCTTCCCCTGGCCACGAAAATTATGACGAGTTCAATTTAGACTCTCCCTTGGCAGAGGAAAAAGCTAAATCTCGTTCAAAACTCGACTCTAAATCAACTTCAATGAGATGTTATGACGACCAGTCTGTAGACGATTCATATACCGAGTCGGTTAGAAAAGGAATAAGAACTCCATCACCGATACCCTACACTACCCTCATTGCATCTTCGAAAAAACGATCTTCTATAACACCAACGAGGAAAATTAGGTCATCAATAGATGAAAATAGGCCGTCAACATCAAAGGTGCATGAAGTGAAAAAGATGGATAAGGAAAAATATCATAAGAAATCATCACATAGAAAGAAGAGTGGTTCATACAATGAATCTGACAATAATATGCCGAAACGACGGAACACATATTCTCcaaattatgatgatgattcaCTTTTGAGAGTTGATGTTTCTATACCACAATCTGATGATAGTTTCCATTATAATAAACGGAAATCAAAAGAAAAGGATTTTAATACTAAACCTATGAGTTCTGATAAGAGCATTAACAATAGCAAGTTGGATTATAGCGATGGCATTTTTGATAATACTGAAGACGCTGGAGTTGCTAGGCAGCGAGCGCGTCGAAAATGCACGGTGGGAAAGCAAAACGTTCTAGCTGAGACATGGAGTTCCGAATCTGAACCAGATGGAATTCCGCCGCGACCTAACAGCGCTGACTCCGTCGTTGTTGGTTTGGGTCGAAAAAAGAAAGGCAGGAAGAAAGAAGGGCAAGCCCTTGGCGGTCGAAAAGCGAATAATCGGCAAGCTCTGGGGAAAAAGCATGAAGTCGCTGACAGTATCCGCAGTAATCGCAACTCGTGTGACAATTACAATAGAGTCATCCCTACAACGAGGCCGAGCGCAGTAGGCGTGGCCAGTAAGAAGGTGCGACCGCGCCCGCCGCCCTATTATTGGTCAGACGACGAGGAGGAACAGGAGCATGTCCAACAACACGGCTGGATCGTTGGCGATAGCCATAAGAAATTAGTTACGATGTTAGCACACGCGAAAGGTAAACGAAACCATGACGATAAACGTCATTtggttgaataa